Genomic DNA from Oreochromis aureus strain Israel breed Guangdong linkage group 2, ZZ_aureus, whole genome shotgun sequence:
AATCCCAAATCCTCTCTCCTCTATCGGGAGCTTCTCCGTTCTGAAGACAGTGTAGGGACAATGGCGAGCACAGCAAGCCCGCTATGGTAGACATCACAAAGGCAGACCATTCACCTAATGCAAACATGGGTGCATGTGGGGTCGTCGTACCCTTCAGTCAAAATAAGAGTTAGCGCACGAAAGCAGTCTTTGCATTTCAAGTCAATCAGACCGGCTGCAACAGGACCTCTTGGACTGTTTTAAGAATTAAGGGATGAGTCAGTGCTGTGAGAGAGCTGTGAGTCATTTCTTGTTTAGACTGGCCGTCTCTATGTCGTGGCCTCCTGGATACAGTCTGTGGCATCCCAGCAGGATGGAGAAGGCCTTCCGGAAATCCGCATTGAAGGCATAGATGATGGGGTTTAGGGAGGAATTAGCCCAGCCGAACCACACGAACACATCAAACGTGGTGGGGCTGATGCAGGGGAAAGCCTCCCCTCCGCTCGACTGCTCGCAGAAGGGCACCATGCAGTTGAGGATGAAAAATGGGAGCcagcaacacacaaacacccccATTATAACTGACAGCGTCTTCAGCACCTTTGTCTCCCTCTTGAATGTCAACCTGAAGGAGCTCTCTGAGTCTGCAATGCTGGAACCTCTGCCCATGCTGTCGTGTCTGTTTTTGGCACTTTCGGCTGCCCGCTCTAGAGCAGAGATCCTCCTGATTTGTCTGTGGGCAATGCGGTAAATCTGTGTGTAGGTGGCCACCATGATGACCACAGGGATGTAAAAGCTTATAAGAGAGGTGGAGATGGCGTAGGTCCTATTCAGGCTTGAGTCACAGTTCTCTGGGTAAGATGTAGCGTTTGATGCCGGTGAAACAGAGGACCCAGTAAGAGCAGTGTAAGATTTGGTTTGGGCTTTATGCCAGTTGAGCTGCACTGGAATGAAGGAAATGAGGACAGACAGCGTCCAGGCCACACTGATCATAATATAGGCCACTGTGGGTGTCATCTTCCTC
This window encodes:
- the LOC116324635 gene encoding D(1) dopamine receptor-like, which gives rise to MDPMNFTTVIDNGFVDEAPSSRVLTGCFLSLLILTTLLGNTLVCAAVTKFRHLRSKVTNFFVISLAVSDLLVAILVMPWKAVTEIAGFWPFGSFCDTWVAFDIMCSTASILNLCVISLDRYWAISSPFRYERKMTPTVAYIMISVAWTLSVLISFIPVQLNWHKAQTKSYTALTGSSVSPASNATSYPENCDSSLNRTYAISTSLISFYIPVVIMVATYTQIYRIAHRQIRRISALERAAESAKNRHDSMGRGSSIADSESSFRLTFKRETKVLKTLSVIMGVFVCCWLPFFILNCMVPFCEQSSGGEAFPCISPTTFDVFVWFGWANSSLNPIIYAFNADFRKAFSILLGCHRLYPGGHDIETASLNKK